ACGAAGTGGAAGAGATGAAAGAGCAGATACACGAATTAAATGAAATCGGTGTGGATGGCATTATCGTCCAGGACCTGACGGCCTTCGATTATATCGTTAAAAACTTTCATGATATGGAAGCACATTGTTCCACTCAGATGGGAATAGACGATGTAGACGGAACTTTATTGTTTAAAGAACTTGGTGCGAAAAGAGTGGTTCTGTCCCGTGAGGTTAAGATTGAAACAGTAAAAGAGATCAAAAGAGTAGCTGACATCCCTTTAGAAATTTTCGTTCACGGTGCGTTATGTGTATCGTATTCGGGAAACTGTCTAATGTCAGGATTACTCGGCAATCGATGCGCAAATCGCGGAAGATGTGTGGGTTCATGCCGTAAGGAGTATGAGCTAATGGATAAGACAACAGATACCTCTTTAGGGAAAAGCTATATTCTATCTACTAAGGACTTAAACACAATCGATTACATCCATGATTTGAAAGAAATCGATTCTTTAAAAATAGAGGGTAGAATGAAAGCACCTACGTATGTGGCTAATGTTGTATCCAAATATCGCATGGCCTTAGATCATAAAATCACCGAAGAAGATAAAGAAAATCTGAAAAAAACATTCAATCGGACATTTACTAAAGGATATTTGTTTCACGAAGACCGGAGAAATATTACGAACATCTCAAGACCTAATAACTTTGGTTATGAAATTGGAACCATCACCAAGATTGAGAAAGACAGGTATGAAATAACGCTTACACGTACTTTAAATCAAAACGATACCATCCGGATAAGTCATAACAATGAAGATGTTAATTTAGCGATTGCCAAACTATACGATAAAAATGGCGACTTAATCAACAAAGCAGATGATGTCTGCTATATCAAAGTCAAAGAAAAGTTGTCTGTGGGAGATATAGTCTATAAAACGAAGGATTATTTCTATCACAAAGAATTAGAAGCCTCACTGGAAAAAGAATTTAAGCGGTTTGACCTGGATCTTAGAGTATATGCATATCCAGATTCAAAGCTTGTCATAGAGGCGGAGGGCTTAGGCTTTAACTATTCCTATGAAAGCGAGGAAATACTAGGCGAAGCCATTAATAATCCAACAACCAAAGACCAGGTCATCAAGCAATTCTCCAGATTAAATGATTCGATATTCGAGCTTAATCATGTCGATTATGAGGAAGGCAATGCTTTTATTCCAGCTAAACTGTTAAATGCAGCAAGAAGAGATATTGTACTGGGCTTGTATGACTTAAAGCTTAACAGCCAGCAGAAAAGAACCAAGGCTGTGAAAGCAAAAGAAAAAATAAGCTTTGCCCCTGAACAACCATACCTTACGGCCTCTGTAACGAATCAGGAACAGTATGATGCTTGCGTGAGCTATGGAATTAAGGAAATTTATTTTGACAATGTGGTTAGAAGAAATCAGAATGATTATGAGGAAAAAGAAGGACAGCTGCTGATCGGAGGATATGGCGGGATTCATCACTACAAAGGAACAAATCCGTTCGTTACGGACTATTCTCTAAATGTTATTAATGCTACTAGCTGCTATGAACTATATAAATTAGGTGCCAAACGAGTCACTTTATCTTATGAAATGAATAAGAGCCAAATTG
The sequence above is a segment of the Paenibacillus sp. FSL R7-0204 genome. Coding sequences within it:
- a CDS encoding U32 family peptidase; amino-acid sequence: MTELLAPAGNMEALKAAISNGCDAVYLGMQKFGARAYSSNFDLETLKEAVTYAHLRDVKIYVAMNTIVFENEVEEMKEQIHELNEIGVDGIIVQDLTAFDYIVKNFHDMEAHCSTQMGIDDVDGTLLFKELGAKRVVLSREVKIETVKEIKRVADIPLEIFVHGALCVSYSGNCLMSGLLGNRCANRGRCVGSCRKEYELMDKTTDTSLGKSYILSTKDLNTIDYIHDLKEIDSLKIEGRMKAPTYVANVVSKYRMALDHKITEEDKENLKKTFNRTFTKGYLFHEDRRNITNISRPNNFGYEIGTITKIEKDRYEITLTRTLNQNDTIRISHNNEDVNLAIAKLYDKNGDLINKADDVCYIKVKEKLSVGDIVYKTKDYFYHKELEASLEKEFKRFDLDLRVYAYPDSKLVIEAEGLGFNYSYESEEILGEAINNPTTKDQVIKQFSRLNDSIFELNHVDYEEGNAFIPAKLLNAARRDIVLGLYDLKLNSQQKRTKAVKAKEKISFAPEQPYLTASVTNQEQYDACVSYGIKEIYFDNVVRRNQNDYEEKEGQLLIGGYGGIHHYKGTNPFVTDYSLNVINATSCYELYKLGAKRVTLSYEMNKSQIEDVINAYVEENDGYPALEMIVYGKAPLIFTKYCPMRKMNQCRICRTKSYELKDEQGTFPILSHEDCTATILNGKTLNLLDELPNLKGIEALRLNFTVESKEQVVEVINMASGKLNNSMNNAAFNQETDTRGHYNKEIV